One genomic region from Phragmites australis chromosome 1, lpPhrAust1.1, whole genome shotgun sequence encodes:
- the LOC133921187 gene encoding phosphatidate cytidylyltransferase 1-like yields the protein MQRDTSSSDASASQVGRVRRRRHPSEVIADGNRANGQPLLVNDQNKYKSMLIRTYSTVWMIGGFTLIVYMGHLYIWAMVVVIQIYMATELFNLLRKSSEEKQLPGFRLLNWHFFFTAMLFTYGRFLSRQLVNTVTSDHLLYKVVSGLIKYQMFICYFLYIAGFVWFILTLKKKTYKYQFKQYAWTLMILLTVFAQSSFTVANIFEGIFWFLLPASLIVINDIAAYLFGFFLGRTPLIKLSPKKTWEGFIGASVTTIISAFLLANVMGRFQWLTCPRKDLSTGWLICDPGPMFKPEHYSLGEVVPQWFPWKEVVLLPVQWHALALGLFASIIAPFGGFFASGFKRAFKIKDFGDSIPGHGGITDRMDCQMVMAVFAYIYHQSFIAPQNFSVEIILDQIIRNLTYEEQKYLYQQLGEFFHKRQMIQI from the exons ATGCAAAGGGACACTAGCTCTAGTGATGCTTCTGCTTCTCAAGTAGGACGTGTTAGGCGTCGTAGACATCCTTCTGAG GTTATCGCAGATGGGAATAGAGCTAATGGACAGCCGTTGCTTGTCAATGATCAGAACAAGTATAAATCCATGCTGATTCGTACATATTCTACGGTATGGATGATTGGAGGCTTTACCTTGATTGTTTATATGGGTCATCTTTATATCTGGGCCATGGTGGTTGTGATTCAAATATACATGGCAACAGAGCTTTTTAACCTACTCAGAAAATCCAGTGAAGAGAAACAACTGCCAGGGTTCAGGCTGCTGAATTG GCACTTCTTTTTCACGGCGATGCTGTTCACATATGGGCGCTTTCTTAGTCGGCAGCTTGTTAATACAGTAACTTCAGATCACTTGCTGTATAAGGTCGTCAGTGGCCTAATAAAGTATCAGATGTTTATTTGCTATTTTCTTTATATTGCAG GGTTTGTATGGTTTATTTTGACTCTGAAGAAAAAGACATACAAGTACCAGTTCAAACAGTATGCCTGGACTCTCATGATACTTTTAACGGTTTTTGCACAGTCCTCTTTCACCGTGGCAAATATATTTGAAGGGATTTTCTG GTTTCTCTTGCCTGCTTCACTCATTGTGATCAATGATATCGCTGCTTATTTATTTGGGTTCTTTCTTGGGAGAACACCATTAATCAAGTTATCCCCGAAGAAAACTTGGGAAGGTTTTATTGGTGCATCAGTGACAACTATCATCTCTGCTTTTCTG TTAGCAAACGTAATGGGCCGTTTCCAATGGTTGACATGTCCAAGAAAG GATCTGTCGACAGGGTGGCTTATTTGTGATCCTGGTCCTATGTTTAAGCCAGAACATTACTCTTTGGGAGAAGTGGTGCCACAGTGG TTCCCATGGAAAGAAGTTGTCCTTTTGCCTGTGCAGTGGCATGCTTTAGCCCTAGGTTTGTTTGCATCAATAATAGCACCATTTGGAGGGTTTTTTGCAAGTGGCTTCAAGAGGGCTTTCAAAATAAAG gaTTTTGGAGACAGCATACCTGGGCATGGCGGAATTACCGACAGAATGGATTGTCAA ATGGTTATGGCAGTTTTTGCATACATATACCACCAATCATTCATTGCGCCCCAGAACTTCTCTGTTGAGATAATCTTGGATCAG ATTATAAGAAACCTAACCTATGAGGAGCAAAAGTACTTGTATCAGCAACTTGGGGAATTCTTCCACAAAAGGCAAATGATTCAAATCTGA
- the LOC133921204 gene encoding uncharacterized protein LOC133921204 yields the protein MDTIRCCIACILPCGALDVVRIVHSNGRVEEISEPVLAGEIMKAYPKHVLRKPPSTCPADGGGGIVVQKPVILPPNAELQKGKIYFLMPVMAAPAPVPEKAAAVKAPVAHAASAARRRRRRKDQAAPRHHAACSNAAATVGSGGGADGEKERLLANERYLSEIMKEKASTARDRRRGRVAVWRPHLESITEDDL from the coding sequence ATGGATACCATCCGGTGCTGCATCGCGTGCATCCTGCCGTGCGGGGCGCTGGACGTGGTGCGCATCGTGCACTCCAACGGCCGCGTGGAGGAGATCAGCGAGCCAGTGCTCGCGGGGGAGATCATGAAGGCCTACCCCAAACACGTCCTCCGGAAGCCGCCGTCCACGTGCccggccgacggcggcgggggcATCGTCGTCCAGAAGCCCGTCATCCTGCCGCCCAATGCCGAGCTGCAGAAGGGCAAGATCTACTTCCTCATGCCAGTCATGGCCGCCCCGGCCCCGGTGCCAGAGAAAGCCGCGGCGGTGAAGGCGCCTGTTGCACATGCCgcgtcggcggcgaggaggcgaaggaggaggaaggatcAGGCCGCGCCACGGCACCACGCTGCCTGCAGCAACGCGGCAGCGACGGTCGGgtcgggcggcggcgcggatgGCGAGAAGGAGCGGCTTCTGGCCAACGAGAGGTACCTGTCGGAGATCATGAAGGAGAAGGCCTCCACGGCGAGGGACCGGCGGCGGGGGCGCGTCGCCGTGTGGCGGCCGCACCTGGAGAGCATCACCGAGGATGACTTGTAA